The window CCTCCGCGACAACGCTCTCTCCTACTCGACCTTCCCCAGGACCTGCGCCTACGAGAAACGTGTTTCTCACCGGCGTTCATTTAGCATTATTCCGTCCCCCTGTTTCGAGCTTTTTTCCGTGGGCAGTTCCACGATCCATTGCCTTGTGTCATTTGCAAGCTGCCACGGCAGGCCGCGTACCAACCGCCAGTCGCCACCGCCCGTTCCTAGCAGGTTGTCACGCGTCGCAAGCTGCGTCGCGTGTCTTGTCACGTTCAGTGACGGCAAATGCGTGCCTGTCCATTCATGGAAATTATCATGTTTTGTGAATTTGCAGGTTTTTTGCCCTTTCGCGGCCCCTCTCAGTGTCTTTGACAGCCCACCCCCTGCTCTCGCGAGCAGACCAGCCCCGCCCCTCTCACCGCTGTCTTGACTGCTGGTCGGCGCCGCGGAGCTGTTTCACACCCCAGCTGCCACCCGGTTTCTGCCGCTTTCTGGCTCTTCCTTGCTCCATCAAATGGCTCAAAACGAAGATAAAGCTGCCCAACAGAGGAGCGGAGCTGTGGAAGCGTAGCCACGGGGGGAGGTGGTTGGATGCGGTGCCTTCAAGCGTAGATTTGTTGCAGGCGCTCATGGCCGCTCCCTGCGACCTGCCAGGACTGACTAAAAGTCGATATCTGCATTGGAATTCCCTGTCAGGAGTTTTTCAGTGATCCTCGCATTAGGTTGCTGTACCAGACAAGGCTTTGCTGAGTAGGATCACCCACTGCGCGTCCACAAGTCCCTTCAGCTGGGACAGCTTGCGTGGCTCTCGGACTCGCGGACGACAGGCACGGTGACGCGTTTTCCGGGATTGGtgtggtgtatgtacacctcatGCACGTTGGATTGTTTTACAGAAAGGTCATGTCGCGGATGTGAGGATGAATTTGGAGACGTGCTTTCGTTGCCTTGTTGAGGCGAAGGACCTCTCCGTTGATAACGCGACCGCCTTGCTTGAGGCACAGGTTCCACATAGGCAAGGACAATCTTGTATCTGTCCGCAGAGACCAGTCCGTTTTTTCCTAGCCTTTCCATTTCGCACTGGATCAGAAgcgctcctcgtctccccgtgTCATGATTGTACCAGAGCGGgctgcgtgtttttctctttttagGCACCTTGGTTCGAGTCTCATTTCCAGGCAACAAGTCACGTGCTCGTGCGCTTTTTTGGGTTTGTCGCCACTTTGTGGATTTCCCTTCTTGAAACGCATTCTTTCGTTTTGCGTCGGCGGCGCGTTTCCGTGGCTTTTCTGGCTGTTCTCCCACCGTTTCGTCCTGGGTCAGGAGAATGCCCCACTTTCGCGGTTTTGCAATCTCGCCCATAGAGGGTGTACTCCCTTGCAACACAGAAAGGCAACAACTGGACTGCCGTACACCGGCaacagaagacgcgcgcctccggTCTGAGCGGCATTCTTCGAACTCTCCCCCTCGGAATGCCTTGTCAGGGTGGTGCGACAGACCAACGGCCTCGGTaacttcttccgcctcttcccgaGACGCCTTGTCGTCGGCATTCTCAGTTCAGTTTCCTCGACAAAAGCGTCGATCCTCCAGTGGCCCGTGCGAATATTCCTGCGCTTCGTCGGGGAGGCTTTCTACATCAGGCTGCCCAGCATTGTTCACACCTTTCGTCTGCTGTCCTTGTTCATTGTGCTCGTCTgcgttctccctttcctcccaTTTTTCCCCTCGTTCCTGGTCCCCACAGCCCCGCGACAGTATCGGGAAACGGTCCGCGCTGCAAGTGGAGCGAGCTACAACTCGAGTGTATCGACAGCGCTTCGGCTGTCttggagaggagcgagaaggacacgAGAAAGGCGTACGCAAGGAGGGCAACGAGCTTTGTACCGCTTCAGAAGAAAGGGATAAAGTAGACAGCTGTTCATGCCCTGGATCTGGCGAAGCATCACACCTGCTTTGCaacttcctgtctcctttgtcccTGTCTCGGGATACAGCGGACCCGCCATTTCTGTCGTCTGCTCGCAGGAATGGAAATGGAagaccgagaaaagaggaagccgCGTTTCCGGTCGATCCTGGGGAATGTTCGCACCAACCTTTCCTCATGCGGACCAAGCTGCGCTCTCCTCCTCACTCTGCCtttcgcggcgtctctccctaCGCTACCTTCACCCACGCAAAGCGCGAAGAAGTAGACGAAAAAGtaagagacaaggaagacaTGGAAGtgcaggggaaagagaggaagaacgatGCGATGTTTGGCGACGGCGAAAGCGAGCGCGGACGCGacagggaggaaagggaagcgcCGACACGAGCGAGACAACAAGAACCGTTGGCGTGGGAAGACGACGcctcagagagagacgccttttgtcttcatcttcttcccaGTAGcgccctttctcttcttctccgttttcttcatcTCGAGGacgtctgtcgcctcgcaCTGAGCTCGAAGCAGCTGTACCTACACCCGGACGTCAACACGTCGTTTGCAGTCGCGCACTTGGAGCTGGTTCTTCACCAGACAGCTCAGCTTCGTCCGCCTCCAGGGTGtacttctctcgcgtcgaaCGCTCGCGCGGAAAGGCCCTCTGTCCCCACTGAAGCGTCTCTGCATCGCCACCCGCCCGCCCTGTCAAGTCAGCAGTTCCGCGCGTTACCGTCTTTTCCACTTTGTCAGCAACcctgcgtttctctttcgcccgcCAGACAGTCGCCTCACGCTTCGGCGgctcctgtcgcttctttcgctttgccgtctcgcgtctcccagCAGCCCGCACAAAGTCCAGCATACGGCCAACTCCGACTGTGTGTGCCTGGAGCTTCGAGAGGCCCAGCCCGCGGGGCTGTGGTAGGGGGAAACAGAGATCGGAAAACGGGGGCGAATTGGAGCGACACAATCCTGGTAGAGAGAGCCCCacgcgaaaagcgagaagatgCAGGTCAGGCGGACAGAAccgcgacggcggagacacgaaaaagacaaactTTTCGAGAAGCTGGCACTCGTGTCGGGGAGCGAGGGGGGCTGCCTGCCTACGCCTTTTTGTCCCTTCAGGGCGAAGCAAAGGACCCTGATTCCTTCTCACACacatttcctttctcctcgcgaTCGCGTCATTTCTTTCCACCTTTGCATGGACGCTCGCTCCTCAGATCCACAGGTCTTTCGCCTACGCATGCGGGCGGCGGAACCCCCGCGTCATCCTCAGGAGACGGGTGGTCCCCAGCGCGTCGctccggtgtctgtacagccgAGACGCCAGgccagagcgcgagaaggggtccgccagagagggagaaggcggatgCCTTCCCGCCCAGTGATGGTTTCACGAGAGAGAGTGCAAACACGCAGAGTGGGAGTGGCGCGACTGCGTGTTCCCTCGAGATTCGCCAGGTGCAGAGATTGCtggcgctctctcctcgcggaAGAACCTTCAGGAGCTGTCCCCTCACGCTTGTTCAAGAGGCCCTCGCGGCAGCAGGCAGGCGTCTCGTCTTGGACCGAAGTGCGGCCGAAAGACCCACAGAACCTCCAGGTACCTCTCGTGACCCGCGCAGTTGTACTTCCTCcgcggtctcttcttcggcaaCGTCACCCTCCACGTCGTCTCCACACTCTGAtcccgcgtcgccttcccctggcttctcttccttctcggcttcttgttctcgcgcCGGCTGTCTCGTTCTGCCTTCGCTGCCCTCTCCGTTGCTGCGCCTCAACAGTCGGCGGGCGGCTGGGCTAGCGGCGTGCCCAGGACACCGGAGCGCAGAGAAACCCAGGAGTtctcgagagaggcgcacccCCGACCAAGAAGAGCGCGGAGCAGTGCGGAGGCGGGCGCTTAAAGTGGATGGGCCCGAATCGGCAGCGGAAGGCTGTGCGAGGGAAGACAtcggcgaggcgcctcgcgccggagcagagagaagaaagagcggacAGCGACAGACTGAAACAGACACGGAAAGCCGACTGAGAGAGCGGGACGAAATCGCCGACGGGAGGGACCGCCGACAAACTGGATTAGGAGAGACTGGTAGGGGCGTTTCCGACTCGTTGAGT of the Neospora caninum Liverpool complete genome, chromosome XII genome contains:
- a CDS encoding putative F-box domain-containing protein — encoded protein: MRTKLRSPPHSAFRGVSPYATFTHAKREEVDEKVRDKEDMEVQGKERKNDAMFGDGESERGRDREEREAPTRARQQEPLAWEDDASERDAFCLHLLPSSALSLLLRFLHLEDVCRLALSSKQLYLHPDVNTSFAVAHLELVLHQTAQLRPPPGCTSLASNARAERPSVPTEASLHRHPPALSSQQFRALPSFPLCQQPCVSLSPARQSPHASAAPVASFALPSRVSQQPAQSPAYGQLRLCVPGASRGPARGAVVGGNRDRKTGANWSDTILVERAPREKREDAGQADRTATAETRKRQTFREAGTRVGERGGLPAYAFLSLQGEAKDPDSFSHTFPFSSRSRHFFPPLHGRSLLRSTGLSPTHAGGGTPASSSGDGWSPARRSGVCTAETPGQSARRGPPEREKADAFPPSDGFTRESANTQSGSGATACSLEIRQVQRLLALSPRGRTFRSCPLTLVQEALAAAGRRLVLDRSAAERPTEPPGTSRDPRSCTSSAVSSSATSPSTSSPHSDPASPSPGFSSFSASCSRAGCLVLPSLPSPLLRLNSRRAAGLAACPGHRSAEKPRSSRERRTPDQEERGAVRRRALKVDGPESAAEGCAREDIGEAPRAGAERRKSGQRQTETDTESRLRERDEIADGRDRRQTGLGETGRGVSDSLSRTASSFGALDVSSFSCSSSSEVYQSSHHHSALRRRHRPGLCGLPRYLFPLPLALRRAALPSASGSAFPPFSSLRASPPSSSEGLSTETPVAHSLHRLLANLHHLESLVVESAAAALPVPSVLSPSSTPSSPLSTVSASACVSPAPSAASSLSVEATPAGRSDAETRAARFPLSWKQLLELLRRNADSLQKLHVELDHLDPGPAGTGFGECMPVEGLETERRVKEEEGNESARSADRRRGDGHLQPSQKDRRLPRNSNSPIVDDCGSASASVSAMSSLASPPASRASSRLVFPRLRQLTLGRNPEVYRHLVERCMFPSARSCCFLLEIDDQAEGVASGLAAAAAFSSESSREERQRDAFFVHRPWRGRDREPEESQGEEDCADGHRRAETLFLQQLSSRVWRRIEKLQLIKLTPQLLELLDAKTEAGLASLKFEIAHLDVSDPGTSRSAAAASSALLSSLSCLSLGAFAAFLNRHPRVYIHFNRFTVFVRTRHVPQLQLLAKVLGQVEVSQNLR